The following coding sequences are from one Nitrospira sp. CR1.1 window:
- a CDS encoding aconitate hydratase — MSMDLAKALYAKMPDVFAKARKKFGRGLTLAEKILVSHADNFDSQNWERGKAMLALRPDRVAMQDATAQMAVLQFMQANKKKAAVPSTIHCDHLIRAEMGSQKDLLRALDENKEVYNFLASAAKKYGIGFWKPGAGIIHQVVLENYAFPGCLIIGTDSHTPNGGGLGGLAIGVGGADAGEVMAGLPWEVLHPKLIGVRLTGKLNGWASPKDVILYLCGLLTVKGGTNKIVEYFGPGAETISATGKGTICNMGAELGATTSVFPFDEKMVAYMKITDRADLASFTQSHKDLLVADPEVAHSPEKYYDQIVEIDLSKLEPHVVGPHTPDLARPISKLKAEAQEKGYPVELKAALIGSCTNSSYEDISRSAHVAQQALKAGLKAKASFLISPGSERIYHTMKRDGFMDTFEKLGGTVLSNSCGPCIGQWKRADGVKGRADSIVSSFNRNFPGRNDGISETLSFLASPEVVTAYAITGDLGFDPVNQSVKGADGKEFKLQPPVGEELPAKGFAKGEEGFVAPAEDGSNLTVDIPPTSERLQLLQPFPKWDGKDFEKLPLLIKTKGKTTTDHISPAGPWLKFRGHLDKISDNMFLGANNSFSSEPGKGTNVLTGESNLTMAQIARAYKAKGIGSIVVGDENYGEGSSREHAAMSPRFLNVRVVITKSFARIHETNLKKQGILPLTFADPKDYEKIEQNDRISVIDLANLAPGRPVTVVVHKTGGDVKIQTNHSMTAQQITWFKAGSALNALN, encoded by the coding sequence ATGTCCATGGATCTCGCCAAAGCACTCTATGCCAAGATGCCGGATGTCTTTGCCAAGGCTAGAAAGAAGTTCGGCCGGGGTTTGACGCTTGCCGAAAAGATTCTGGTCTCGCACGCGGACAACTTTGATAGCCAGAACTGGGAACGGGGCAAAGCCATGCTGGCACTCCGTCCGGATCGTGTGGCCATGCAGGATGCCACGGCTCAGATGGCCGTGCTGCAATTCATGCAAGCCAACAAGAAAAAGGCCGCGGTTCCGAGCACCATCCACTGTGACCACTTGATCCGCGCTGAAATGGGATCCCAAAAGGACCTCCTCCGCGCGCTCGATGAGAACAAGGAAGTCTATAACTTTCTCGCCTCTGCCGCAAAAAAGTACGGCATTGGGTTTTGGAAACCGGGTGCCGGCATCATTCACCAAGTTGTGTTGGAGAACTACGCATTTCCCGGTTGCTTGATCATCGGAACCGACTCACACACTCCGAATGGCGGTGGCTTAGGAGGACTGGCGATCGGTGTTGGTGGAGCTGATGCCGGAGAAGTGATGGCTGGCCTCCCCTGGGAAGTGCTTCACCCCAAATTGATCGGCGTGCGATTGACCGGCAAACTCAATGGCTGGGCTTCCCCAAAAGACGTGATTCTCTACCTGTGTGGACTGCTTACGGTGAAGGGCGGCACCAACAAGATTGTTGAGTACTTCGGCCCGGGCGCCGAAACCATCAGCGCCACCGGTAAGGGCACCATTTGCAATATGGGCGCAGAATTAGGTGCCACGACCTCCGTCTTCCCGTTCGATGAGAAGATGGTGGCCTATATGAAGATTACCGACCGCGCCGATCTGGCGAGCTTTACGCAATCGCACAAAGATCTGCTGGTGGCCGATCCCGAAGTCGCTCATTCGCCAGAAAAATACTACGATCAGATTGTCGAGATCGACCTGTCAAAGCTGGAGCCGCATGTCGTCGGTCCCCACACGCCTGATCTGGCCCGGCCGATTTCAAAATTAAAAGCCGAGGCGCAAGAAAAGGGATATCCGGTCGAACTGAAGGCGGCGTTGATCGGCAGTTGTACGAACTCCTCGTATGAGGACATCAGCCGTTCCGCCCATGTGGCTCAGCAGGCATTGAAGGCTGGCTTGAAAGCGAAGGCTTCATTTCTGATCTCTCCAGGCTCTGAACGCATTTATCACACGATGAAGCGGGATGGGTTCATGGATACGTTCGAGAAGCTCGGCGGTACCGTGTTGTCAAATTCCTGCGGTCCCTGCATTGGACAGTGGAAGCGGGCAGACGGAGTCAAAGGACGTGCAGACTCCATCGTCAGCTCCTTCAATCGCAATTTCCCAGGACGTAATGACGGGATCAGCGAAACGCTGTCGTTCCTCGCCAGTCCGGAAGTCGTGACGGCGTACGCCATCACTGGCGATCTAGGTTTTGACCCAGTCAACCAGTCGGTCAAGGGGGCAGACGGCAAGGAGTTCAAGCTTCAACCGCCGGTTGGTGAGGAGTTGCCGGCGAAAGGCTTTGCCAAAGGCGAAGAAGGTTTCGTCGCGCCGGCAGAAGATGGTTCAAATCTGACCGTCGACATTCCGCCGACCAGCGAGCGATTGCAGCTGTTGCAACCGTTCCCCAAATGGGATGGCAAGGACTTCGAGAAATTGCCGCTCCTGATCAAGACCAAAGGTAAGACTACGACCGATCATATTTCTCCGGCTGGGCCGTGGCTCAAGTTCCGCGGTCACTTGGACAAAATCAGCGACAATATGTTCCTCGGCGCCAACAACAGCTTCTCGTCGGAGCCAGGTAAGGGAACCAACGTCCTGACCGGTGAATCCAACCTGACGATGGCTCAGATCGCGCGGGCATACAAGGCCAAGGGTATTGGGTCCATTGTCGTGGGAGACGAGAACTACGGCGAAGGCAGCAGCCGCGAACATGCTGCGATGTCTCCGCGCTTTTTGAACGTGCGGGTAGTGATCACGAAAAGCTTTGCTCGCATCCATGAAACGAATCTGAAGAAGCAAGGCATTCTCCCGCTCACGTTCGCCGATCCCAAGGACTACGAAAAGATCGAACAGAACGATCGCATCAGTGTTATAGATCTGGCCAATCTGGCGCCTGGTAGGCCGGTGACAGTGGTCGTTCATAAGACTGGCGGCGATGTCAAGATTCAGACGAATCACAGCATGACCGCGCAGCAAATCACCTGGTTCAAGGCCGGATCAGCGTTGAATGCTTTGAACTAA